The Streptomyces sp. NBC_00162 genome window below encodes:
- a CDS encoding EcsC family protein, translated as MAGSTPFFRKHGRKRRLRKSGDPAETQAGTTDPVTSPGTSGGSAMGTAIVPSDTASAVPSATGADEEARHRSGARRLQAVKNGVRKGGGSVRGAVLYIAEWIIENAPRVPVRDLATLRAQFPGLGPDQLADKLISGAANATSTVGAGIGAAAMLPVPPAMPAELAAEITSVAAIEIKLVAELHEVYGLRPPGALKERSLAYLTAWTEERGIDLTKPTTLNAALGGQMKRELRQQIMKRMFRSLPNLMPFMVGAAVGAVMNRRDTRKVAEKVRTDLRGRAVAWDALRQLPPLEQPSKPLPEAARAALEGMDPGTDG; from the coding sequence GTGGCTGGCTCGACACCCTTTTTTCGGAAGCACGGTCGGAAGCGCCGCCTCCGAAAATCTGGTGATCCGGCGGAGACGCAGGCGGGAACCACGGACCCGGTAACGAGTCCTGGAACCTCCGGCGGCTCCGCCATGGGTACCGCCATCGTGCCCTCCGACACCGCCTCGGCGGTGCCGTCGGCCACAGGGGCCGACGAGGAGGCCCGGCACCGGTCCGGGGCTCGTCGGCTGCAAGCAGTCAAGAACGGTGTACGCAAGGGCGGCGGAAGCGTCAGGGGCGCCGTCCTGTACATCGCCGAATGGATCATCGAGAACGCACCACGCGTTCCGGTTCGGGACCTCGCGACCCTGCGCGCGCAGTTCCCGGGCCTCGGCCCCGATCAGCTTGCCGACAAGCTGATCTCCGGAGCCGCGAACGCCACCTCCACCGTCGGCGCGGGCATCGGAGCGGCGGCCATGCTGCCCGTCCCGCCCGCCATGCCGGCGGAGCTGGCCGCGGAGATCACCTCCGTCGCCGCGATCGAAATCAAGCTCGTCGCCGAGCTCCACGAGGTCTACGGCCTGCGCCCGCCCGGCGCGCTCAAGGAGCGCAGCCTCGCCTACCTCACCGCGTGGACCGAGGAGCGCGGCATCGACCTGACCAAGCCGACGACGCTGAACGCGGCGCTCGGCGGTCAGATGAAGCGCGAACTGCGCCAACAGATCATGAAGCGGATGTTCCGCAGCCTGCCCAACCTCATGCCGTTCATGGTCGGTGCGGCCGTCGGAGCGGTGATGAATCGCCGCGACACCCGCAAAGTCGCAGAGAAGGTGCGTACGGACCTGCGGGGCCGGGCGGTGGCGTGGGATGCACTGCGGCAGCTCCCGCCCCTGGAACAGCCCTCCAAGCCCCTTCCCGAGGCCGCCAGGGCCGCACTCGAGGGCATGGACCCCGGTACGGACGGCTGA
- a CDS encoding sensor histidine kinase has product MPANPAPPVAPPKPTWDPGQPEGPFPWLRPTIRIRLTLLYGGMFLIAGILLLSIIYLLAAQALREGNAPPFQIVGGEVKVTSSTCPGVVGQLTPNDFNAAIGQCMLEQRRHALDDLLSRSLMALLGLSIIAFAFGYAMAGRVLSPLGKITRTARRVVGSDLTRRIELDGPDDELMELADTFDEMLDRLERAFTAQQRFVANASHELRTPLAINRTLLEVHLSDPGAPVELQQLGKTLLATNERSEQLVEGLLLLARSENQIVERKPVDLAEVASRALDQVRGEAEAKGVEIRGERALAVIQGNGVLLERIALNLVQNAVRYNVPEGGWVEVTTEAQHGQAVLVVSNTGPVVPAYEVDNLFEPFRRLRTERTGSDKGVGLGLSIARSVARAHGGRIQAIPREGGGLVMRVTLPL; this is encoded by the coding sequence GTGCCCGCCAATCCGGCGCCACCGGTCGCGCCACCGAAACCCACCTGGGACCCCGGCCAGCCCGAGGGTCCTTTCCCTTGGCTGCGGCCGACCATCCGCATACGCCTCACGCTGCTGTACGGCGGGATGTTCCTGATCGCCGGCATCCTGCTGCTGTCGATCATCTACCTGCTGGCGGCCCAGGCCCTGCGGGAGGGCAACGCGCCCCCGTTCCAGATCGTCGGCGGCGAGGTGAAGGTCACCAGCAGTACCTGCCCGGGCGTGGTGGGCCAGCTGACGCCCAACGACTTCAACGCCGCGATCGGCCAGTGCATGCTCGAACAGCGCCGGCACGCGCTGGACGACCTGCTGAGCCGCTCGCTGATGGCCCTGCTGGGGCTGAGCATCATCGCCTTCGCCTTCGGCTACGCGATGGCCGGCCGGGTGCTCTCGCCGCTCGGCAAGATCACCCGGACCGCCCGCCGGGTCGTCGGCTCCGACCTGACCCGGCGGATCGAGCTGGACGGGCCGGACGACGAGCTCATGGAGCTCGCCGACACCTTCGACGAGATGCTCGACCGGCTGGAGCGGGCCTTCACGGCCCAGCAGCGGTTCGTCGCGAACGCCTCGCACGAGCTGCGGACCCCGCTCGCGATCAACCGGACCCTGCTGGAGGTGCACCTCTCCGATCCGGGGGCCCCGGTCGAGCTCCAGCAGCTCGGGAAGACCCTGCTCGCCACCAACGAGCGCAGCGAGCAGCTGGTCGAGGGCCTGCTGCTGCTGGCCCGCAGCGAGAACCAGATCGTCGAGCGCAAGCCCGTGGACCTGGCGGAGGTCGCCTCGCGCGCCCTCGACCAGGTGCGCGGGGAGGCCGAGGCGAAGGGCGTGGAGATCCGCGGCGAGCGCGCGCTGGCCGTCATCCAGGGCAACGGCGTGCTGCTGGAGCGGATCGCCCTCAACCTGGTGCAGAACGCCGTCCGGTACAACGTGCCGGAGGGCGGCTGGGTGGAGGTCACCACCGAGGCCCAGCACGGCCAGGCGGTCCTCGTGGTGTCGAACACCGGTCCGGTCGTTCCCGCGTACGAGGTGGACAACCTCTTCGAGCCCTTCAGGCGGCTGCGTACGGAGCGAACGGGCAGCGACAAGGGTGTCGGGCTCGGCCTCTCGATCGCGCGCTCCGTGGCCCGCGCACACGGCGGACGAATCCAGGCGATCCCCCGGGAAGGCGGTGGGCTCGTGATGCGTGTCACTCTTCCCTTGTGA
- a CDS encoding response regulator transcription factor, producing MRVLVVEDEQLLADAVATGLRREAMAVDVVYDGAAALERVGVNDYDVVVLDRDLPLVHGDDVCRKIVELGMPTRVLMLTASGDVSDRVEGLELGADDYLPKPFAFTELTARVRALGRRTTVALPPVLERAGIKLDPNRREVFREGKEVQLAPKEFAVLEVLMRSEGTVVSAEQLLEKAWDENTDPFTNVVRVTVMTLRRKLGEPPVIVTVPGSGYRI from the coding sequence GTGCGCGTACTCGTCGTCGAGGACGAGCAGCTGCTCGCCGATGCTGTGGCCACCGGACTGCGCCGGGAGGCCATGGCCGTGGACGTCGTGTACGACGGCGCCGCCGCCCTGGAGCGTGTCGGGGTGAACGACTACGACGTGGTCGTCCTCGACCGGGACCTCCCGCTCGTGCACGGTGACGACGTCTGCCGGAAGATCGTCGAGCTCGGCATGCCCACGCGCGTGCTGATGCTGACCGCCTCCGGAGATGTCAGCGACCGCGTGGAGGGCCTGGAGCTCGGGGCGGACGACTACCTGCCCAAGCCCTTCGCCTTCACCGAGCTGACCGCCCGCGTGCGGGCCCTCGGGCGGCGCACCACCGTCGCGCTGCCGCCCGTACTGGAGCGGGCCGGGATCAAGCTGGACCCGAACCGGCGCGAGGTGTTCCGCGAGGGCAAGGAGGTGCAGCTGGCGCCCAAGGAGTTCGCGGTGCTGGAGGTCCTCATGCGCAGCGAGGGGACCGTGGTCTCCGCGGAGCAGCTGCTGGAGAAGGCCTGGGACGAGAACACCGACCCCTTCACCAACGTCGTACGGGTGACCGTGATGACCCTGCGGCGCAAGCTGGGCGAGCCGCCGGTCATCGTGACCGTGCCGGGCTCCGGATACCGGATCTGA
- a CDS encoding inositol monophosphatase family protein has protein sequence MISDELKAELLDVGLEAARQAGALLRDGRPADLAVAATKSSPIDVVTEMDIAAEKLITGILAERRPEDGLLGEEGADTPGTSGVRWVVDPLDGTVNYLYGLPSWGVSIAAEYEGETVVGVVAAPMRGETYHAVLGGGAWLGALRLACRPAAPLDQALLGTGFAYVQTRRAHQAEVVAGIIPVVRDIRRGGSAALDLCDVAAGRLDGYYERGLNPWDLAAGDLIAREAGALTGGRPGEPASGELALAATPAVFASLQPLLDEAGAWHD, from the coding sequence GTGATCTCCGATGAGCTGAAGGCCGAACTGCTGGACGTGGGGCTCGAGGCCGCCCGGCAGGCCGGGGCACTGCTGCGCGACGGCAGACCGGCCGATCTGGCGGTGGCCGCGACGAAGAGCAGCCCGATCGACGTGGTGACCGAGATGGACATCGCGGCCGAGAAGCTGATCACCGGCATCCTCGCCGAGCGGCGGCCCGAGGACGGGCTGCTGGGCGAGGAAGGGGCCGACACCCCCGGGACCAGCGGGGTGCGGTGGGTCGTCGACCCGCTGGACGGGACCGTGAACTACCTGTACGGGCTGCCGAGCTGGGGCGTGTCCATCGCGGCCGAGTACGAGGGCGAGACCGTGGTGGGCGTCGTGGCGGCGCCGATGCGCGGGGAGACCTACCACGCGGTGCTCGGCGGCGGGGCCTGGCTGGGTGCGCTGCGCCTCGCCTGCAGGCCGGCGGCGCCGCTGGACCAGGCACTGCTCGGGACCGGCTTCGCGTACGTACAGACCCGGCGGGCCCACCAGGCCGAGGTCGTGGCGGGGATCATTCCGGTGGTGCGGGACATCCGGCGGGGCGGCTCGGCGGCGCTGGACCTGTGCGACGTGGCCGCCGGGCGGCTCGACGGCTACTACGAGCGCGGGCTGAACCCCTGGGACCTGGCGGCGGGCGACCTGATCGCCCGGGAGGCCGGGGCCCTGACCGGCGGCAGGCCGGGGGAACCGGCCTCGGGTGAGCTCGCCCTCGCCGCCACGCCCGCGGTGTTCGCCTCGCTGCAGCCGCTGCTGGACGAAGCGGGGGCCTGGCACGACTGA
- a CDS encoding DUF4193 domain-containing protein: MATDYDTPRKTDDDVDNDSIEELKARRNEKSTSSADMDEFDSVESMELPGADLSNEELAVRVLPKQADEFTCMSCFLVHHRSQLAREKNGQPICRDCD, encoded by the coding sequence ATGGCAACGGACTACGACACCCCACGCAAGACCGACGACGACGTCGACAACGACAGCATTGAAGAGCTGAAGGCCCGACGTAACGAGAAGTCGACCTCGTCCGCGGACATGGACGAATTCGACTCGGTCGAGAGCATGGAGCTTCCCGGCGCGGACCTCTCCAACGAGGAGCTGGCCGTCCGGGTCCTGCCGAAGCAGGCCGACGAGTTCACCTGCATGAGCTGCTTCCTGGTGCACCACCGCAGCCAGCTGGCACGTGAGAAGAACGGTCAGCCGATCTGCCGCGACTGCGACTGA